A window of the Arenibacter algicola genome harbors these coding sequences:
- the metH gene encoding methionine synthase, producing MSNTTDKEQHSTKRFLKLSGLEPLVITPESNFVNVGERTNVAGSKKFLRLIKEEKFEEALDIAREQVEGGAQIIDVNMDDGLIDGKEVMVKFLNLIVAEPDIARVPIMIDSSKWEIIEAGLQVVQGKCVVNSISLKEGEEEFIKHAKLIRRYGAAVIVMAFDEVGQADNYERRLEISKRSYDILVNKVGFPPEDIIFDLNIFPVATGMDEHKLNALDFIKATAWVKENLPFCSVSGGVSNVSFSFRGNNPVREAMHSVFLYHAIKAGMNMGIVNPSMLEVYDDIPKDLLEHVEDVILNRREDATERLLDFAETVIGKEKENKIDLSWREEPLQNRITRALVKGIDQYIVEDVEAARLSVKAPIEVIEGHLMTGMNVVGDLFQSGKMFLPQVVKSARVMKKAVAYLLPFIEEEKLKNPLPEGSSSSAGKILMATVKGDVHDIGKNIVSVVLACNNYEIVDLGVMVPPEKIINAAKEEKVDIIGLSGLITPSLDEMVFLAKEMQRQNFTVPLLIGGATTSKAHTAVKIDPQYKSAVVHVNDASRAVTVVGDLLQKESSNKYKENIKLDYADFRQKFLNRGKHKEYLTLEEARKNKYQLDWTKAEIVEPKTLGIQMIEDFDLRELVPYIDWSPFFRSWELHGKYPDILEDEIVGKQATELFADAKAMMKKILDGKLFKAKAIFGLFPANTINDDDIALTHNGEEYIFRTLRQQAKKYVGKPNFALSDFIAPKESGLQDYIGCFCVSTGFGTDELADGYRKNLDDYNSIMVKALADRFAEAFAEYLHKEVRIDHWGYAADEGLSNEELIKESYVGIRPAPGYPACPDHLEKLTLWELMEVKEKIGVELTDSLAMWPAASVSGYYFGNPEARYFGVGKIKEDQVADFAARKGMSLEEATRWLAPNIADD from the coding sequence ATGAGCAATACAACGGATAAGGAACAACATAGTACAAAACGGTTTTTAAAACTCTCCGGTTTGGAACCTTTGGTGATTACCCCAGAAAGCAATTTTGTAAATGTAGGGGAGCGTACCAATGTGGCTGGTTCCAAAAAATTTCTTCGACTCATCAAGGAGGAGAAGTTTGAAGAGGCATTGGATATAGCTCGCGAACAGGTAGAAGGTGGGGCTCAGATCATTGACGTTAATATGGACGATGGTCTTATTGATGGCAAAGAGGTTATGGTAAAGTTCTTGAACCTTATTGTGGCCGAACCGGATATTGCCCGGGTCCCTATCATGATAGATAGCTCTAAATGGGAGATCATAGAAGCAGGTCTACAGGTAGTGCAAGGAAAATGTGTGGTGAATTCCATAAGTCTCAAGGAAGGGGAGGAAGAGTTTATTAAGCACGCCAAATTAATTAGGCGTTACGGGGCTGCGGTTATTGTAATGGCCTTTGATGAGGTAGGGCAGGCCGATAATTATGAAAGGCGCTTGGAAATATCCAAACGCTCTTATGATATTTTGGTGAATAAGGTTGGGTTCCCGCCAGAGGATATAATCTTTGATCTAAATATTTTCCCCGTGGCCACTGGAATGGACGAGCATAAGTTAAACGCGCTCGACTTTATAAAGGCCACCGCATGGGTAAAGGAAAATTTGCCTTTTTGTAGTGTTAGTGGAGGGGTAAGTAATGTGTCCTTTAGCTTTAGGGGGAATAATCCCGTAAGGGAGGCAATGCACTCCGTATTTTTGTATCATGCTATAAAGGCGGGTATGAATATGGGAATTGTAAACCCAAGTATGTTGGAGGTCTATGATGATATTCCCAAGGACCTTTTGGAGCATGTAGAGGATGTAATCCTCAACCGAAGGGAAGACGCCACGGAGCGATTATTGGATTTTGCAGAAACCGTAATTGGTAAGGAGAAGGAAAATAAGATAGATCTTTCCTGGAGGGAAGAACCCTTACAAAATAGGATTACCCGTGCCTTGGTCAAGGGAATAGATCAATATATTGTAGAGGATGTAGAAGCGGCCCGTTTAAGTGTTAAAGCACCTATAGAAGTGATCGAAGGGCATTTGATGACCGGAATGAACGTGGTAGGGGATCTTTTTCAAAGTGGTAAGATGTTCTTACCCCAGGTGGTAAAATCGGCCCGGGTCATGAAAAAGGCCGTTGCCTATCTATTGCCTTTCATTGAAGAGGAAAAACTTAAGAATCCACTTCCTGAAGGAAGCAGCTCGTCTGCGGGAAAAATACTCATGGCTACCGTAAAAGGGGATGTGCACGATATAGGAAAAAATATTGTAAGTGTGGTCCTTGCCTGTAATAACTACGAGATAGTAGATTTGGGGGTAATGGTTCCCCCAGAGAAGATTATTAATGCTGCCAAAGAAGAGAAAGTGGATATTATAGGGTTGAGCGGTCTTATAACCCCATCCCTGGATGAGATGGTCTTTTTGGCCAAGGAAATGCAGCGACAAAATTTTACCGTTCCCTTGCTAATCGGGGGTGCTACCACCAGTAAGGCACATACGGCGGTTAAAATTGACCCTCAGTATAAGAGTGCAGTGGTGCACGTAAATGATGCTTCAAGGGCGGTTACAGTGGTGGGCGACCTTCTGCAAAAGGAATCGTCCAATAAGTATAAGGAAAATATTAAATTGGACTATGCCGATTTTAGGCAAAAATTCCTGAATAGGGGCAAGCACAAGGAGTATTTAACCTTGGAGGAGGCTAGGAAAAATAAATATCAGTTGGATTGGACAAAGGCCGAAATCGTGGAGCCCAAGACTTTGGGCATCCAAATGATCGAGGATTTTGATTTAAGGGAATTGGTGCCTTATATAGATTGGTCCCCTTTCTTTAGAAGTTGGGAACTGCATGGCAAGTATCCGGATATTTTGGAAGATGAGATAGTTGGTAAACAGGCAACCGAGCTTTTTGCAGATGCCAAGGCAATGATGAAGAAGATTTTGGACGGTAAGCTATTTAAGGCAAAGGCTATTTTTGGACTGTTTCCCGCCAATACGATTAATGATGATGATATAGCCCTTACCCATAACGGGGAAGAATATATTTTCAGGACTTTGCGTCAACAGGCTAAAAAATATGTGGGGAAACCTAATTTTGCACTGTCTGATTTTATTGCCCCCAAAGAAAGTGGTCTGCAGGATTATATTGGTTGTTTTTGTGTGTCCACAGGCTTTGGAACAGATGAACTGGCAGATGGTTACCGCAAAAATTTGGATGATTATAACAGTATAATGGTCAAGGCACTCGCAGACCGATTTGCCGAGGCGTTTGCAGAGTATTTGCACAAGGAGGTAAGGATCGACCATTGGGGTTACGCCGCTGATGAAGGACTTAGCAATGAGGAGCTGATCAAGGAATCCTACGTTGGTATTAGGCCTGCGCCAGGTTATCCTGCCTGTCCGGACCACTTGGAAAAGTTAACGTTGTGGGAATTGATGGAAGTGAAGGAAAAGATTGGGGTGGAATTGACAGATAGTTTGGCCATGTGGCCTGCAGCCAGTGTAAGTGGTTATTATTTTGGCAACCCAGAGGCTCGGTATTTTGGGGTAGGTAAAATAAAGGAAGACCAAGTGG
- a CDS encoding pyridoxal-phosphate dependent enzyme, with the protein MIPSKQIVIEAGNRVAPFVHRTPVLTSRLLNEMAGSEVFFKCENLQKMGAFKMRGAINAIQQLSEAQKKAGVVTHSSGNFGQALALAAKNLGVNAYIVMPSSAPAVKIEAVKSYGGLVTITEPTLEAREKSAANIVAEKGAVFLHPSNDMNVIVGQGTAALELLQDQPGLEYIMSPVGGGGLIAGTALAAHYLGSNCRVIGGEPMEVDDAYRAFKSGKIEYNTSTDTIADGLKTNLGDINFPIIMELVSDIIRVEEGEIVNAMKLIWERMKLVIEPSSAVPFAALLKEREKFKNKKVGIILSGGNVELSNLPF; encoded by the coding sequence ATGATACCTAGCAAGCAGATTGTTATAGAAGCTGGGAATAGGGTTGCACCCTTTGTTCATAGAACACCGGTGCTCACTTCCCGCTTACTCAATGAAATGGCAGGGTCGGAAGTTTTCTTTAAATGCGAGAACCTTCAAAAAATGGGTGCTTTTAAAATGCGGGGCGCTATCAATGCCATTCAACAATTAAGTGAGGCCCAAAAAAAGGCAGGTGTGGTAACCCATTCATCCGGAAATTTTGGTCAGGCCTTGGCTTTGGCGGCCAAGAATTTAGGGGTGAATGCCTATATAGTAATGCCATCCAGTGCCCCGGCCGTAAAAATTGAGGCAGTGAAATCTTATGGAGGGTTGGTTACCATTACGGAGCCTACCTTGGAGGCCAGGGAAAAATCGGCAGCAAACATAGTTGCGGAAAAGGGAGCTGTATTTTTACATCCATCCAATGACATGAATGTAATTGTGGGGCAAGGTACAGCGGCATTGGAACTATTGCAGGATCAACCAGGTTTGGAGTATATTATGAGCCCGGTAGGTGGCGGTGGGCTTATTGCCGGTACGGCATTGGCAGCCCATTATTTAGGGAGCAATTGCAGGGTTATAGGTGGTGAGCCAATGGAAGTGGATGACGCTTATAGAGCTTTTAAGAGTGGGAAAATAGAGTACAATACATCAACAGACACCATTGCGGACGGACTTAAAACTAACTTAGGGGATATAAATTTTCCCATTATCATGGAATTGGTCTCTGATATAATTAGAGTGGAGGAGGGTGAAATTGTCAATGCCATGAAGTTGATTTGGGAGCGGATGAAGTTGGTAATAGAACCGTCAAGTGCGGTGCCTTTTGCTGCCTTGTTAAAGGAAAGGGAAAAGTTTAAAAATAAAAAGGTGGGGATCATACTCTCAGGAGGCAATGTAGAACTATCAAATTTGCCATTTTAA
- a CDS encoding homocysteine S-methyltransferase family protein, giving the protein MKNIQDVLKERILVLDGAMGTMLQRHKFTEEDFRGERFKDWEHPLQGNNDLLSLTQPEAIAEVHRLYFAAGADIVETNTFSGTTIAMADYHMEDLVYELNYESARIAKAVADEFTAKEPNKPRFVAGSIGPTNKTASMSPDVNDPGFRGVSFDELRVAYKQQVEALLDGGVDILLVETIFDTLNAKAALFAIEEVKEERNIDVPIMVSGTITDASGRTLSGQTAEAFLISISHIPILSVGFNCALGASQLVPHLEVLSSKTEHAVSAHPNAGLPNAFGEYDETPEEMAAQIKEYAEKGLVNIVGGCCGTTPEHIKAMADVVKDYSPRILNTLEAHNQ; this is encoded by the coding sequence ATGAAGAATATTCAGGACGTACTCAAGGAAAGGATTTTGGTGTTGGATGGTGCCATGGGGACCATGCTTCAACGGCATAAGTTTACGGAGGAAGATTTTAGGGGAGAACGATTTAAGGATTGGGAACATCCCTTACAGGGAAATAATGACCTATTGTCCCTTACCCAGCCGGAAGCTATCGCTGAGGTACACCGTCTGTATTTTGCAGCTGGGGCCGACATAGTTGAAACCAATACTTTTTCCGGCACTACCATTGCTATGGCAGACTATCATATGGAAGATCTGGTCTACGAATTAAATTATGAGTCGGCTAGAATAGCAAAGGCTGTCGCTGATGAATTTACGGCCAAAGAACCTAATAAACCGCGTTTTGTAGCGGGGAGTATTGGGCCTACCAATAAAACGGCCAGTATGTCTCCGGATGTAAATGATCCCGGTTTCAGAGGAGTTTCTTTTGATGAATTAAGGGTGGCTTATAAACAGCAGGTGGAGGCCCTCTTGGACGGAGGTGTGGATATTTTATTGGTAGAGACTATTTTTGATACCTTAAATGCCAAGGCTGCTTTATTTGCCATTGAAGAGGTAAAGGAAGAAAGAAATATAGATGTCCCCATAATGGTGAGCGGTACTATAACCGATGCTTCCGGTAGAACCTTATCCGGCCAAACCGCTGAAGCCTTTTTGATATCCATAAGCCATATACCCATTTTGTCCGTAGGATTCAACTGTGCCTTGGGGGCTAGTCAGTTAGTGCCCCATTTAGAGGTGCTCTCCAGTAAAACGGAGCATGCCGTTTCTGCACATCCCAATGCGGGATTGCCAAATGCTTTTGGGGAATATGATGAAACACCGGAGGAAATGGCGGCACAGATAAAGGAATATGCCGAAAAAGGCTTGGTAAATATAGTTGGCGGATGTTGTGGCACCACTCCCGAACATATAAAGGCAATGGCCGATGTGGTTAAGGATTATTCCCCTAGAATTCTAAATACCTTAGAAGCGCATAACCAATGA
- a CDS encoding NAD(P)/FAD-dependent oxidoreductase, with product MIKTDILIIGAGPTGLFTVFEAGLLKLKTHLIDALPQPGGQCSEIYPKKPIYDIPAFPEILAGDLVKNLMQQIQPFEPGFTLGERAETLDKLDDGSFVVTTNKGTKHHAPVVVIAGGLGSFEPRKPLIPNLVDFEDKGVAYIIKDPEVYRDKKVVISGGGDSALDWAIFLSDVAAEVSLVHRRNEFRGALDSVEKAADLAKLGKIKLFTEAEVVKLYGDDNLEAVVVKHNDEAKGETYVEADNFIPLFGLSPKLGPIGDWGLEIEKNAIKVNNAYDYQTNIPGVYAIGDVNTYPGKLKLILSGFHEAAVMCQSAYQLINPGKRYVMKYTTVGGVEGFDGSKKEAKKEVVQSILA from the coding sequence ATGATAAAGACAGATATACTTATTATTGGAGCGGGTCCAACAGGGTTGTTCACGGTTTTTGAAGCGGGATTGTTGAAATTGAAGACGCATCTTATAGATGCCTTGCCCCAACCTGGGGGCCAATGTTCGGAAATTTATCCTAAGAAGCCTATTTATGATATTCCAGCATTCCCTGAAATTCTTGCCGGAGATTTGGTTAAGAATCTAATGCAACAGATTCAACCTTTCGAACCTGGGTTTACTTTGGGCGAGAGAGCCGAAACTTTGGATAAATTGGATGATGGATCCTTTGTGGTAACTACTAATAAAGGAACAAAACATCATGCTCCCGTAGTAGTAATTGCTGGGGGATTGGGTTCTTTTGAGCCTAGAAAACCTTTAATTCCGAATTTGGTAGATTTTGAGGATAAGGGTGTAGCATATATTATTAAGGATCCTGAAGTGTACAGGGATAAGAAAGTGGTTATTTCCGGAGGTGGTGATTCTGCCTTGGATTGGGCTATATTCCTGTCCGATGTGGCTGCTGAAGTATCTTTGGTGCACAGAAGAAATGAGTTCAGGGGAGCCTTGGATTCCGTGGAAAAGGCTGCCGATTTGGCCAAGCTGGGTAAAATTAAACTATTTACGGAAGCAGAAGTGGTTAAATTGTACGGAGACGATAATTTGGAAGCCGTTGTAGTAAAGCACAATGATGAGGCCAAAGGCGAAACCTATGTGGAAGCGGATAATTTTATTCCTTTGTTCGGACTTTCCCCAAAATTGGGTCCAATAGGCGACTGGGGGCTTGAAATAGAGAAAAATGCTATTAAAGTTAACAACGCCTACGATTATCAGACCAATATTCCTGGGGTTTATGCTATTGGGGATGTAAACACCTATCCTGGCAAGCTTAAATTAATTTTGTCCGGGTTCCATGAAGCTGCTGTGATGTGTCAGAGTGCATACCAGTTGATTAATCCTGGAAAGCGTTATGTAATGAAATATACCACTGTTGGAGGGGTAGAAGGATTTGACGGTAGCAAGAAGGAAGCTAAAAAAGAAGTAGTTCAAAGTATTTTGGCTTAA
- the cobA gene encoding uroporphyrinogen-III C-methyltransferase: MSHGQLTVVGAGPGDVELITLKAIKALQAADVVLYDALVDVALLEYAPNAEHIFVGKRKGCYAYQQEQINDLIVSRAKTHGHVVRLKGGDPFVFGRGAEEMEYAASKGVKVAMVPGISSSVAVPASQNIPVTKRGAAESFWVITGTTKEHKLSTDVALAAKSNATIVILMGMGKLAEIVELFKLEGKADMPIAIIQNGTREDEKLGIGTIDTIEQIVVERQLSNPAIIVVGEVVKHRSAVLNYAQTLEVHPQVL, from the coding sequence ATGAGCCATGGACAGTTAACCGTAGTAGGTGCTGGACCAGGCGATGTGGAGCTGATAACGCTAAAGGCCATAAAGGCCTTGCAGGCGGCAGACGTGGTACTGTACGACGCCCTTGTGGACGTAGCCTTATTGGAGTATGCGCCTAATGCCGAACATATTTTTGTTGGGAAGAGGAAAGGATGCTACGCTTATCAGCAGGAGCAGATAAACGATCTTATTGTTAGCAGGGCCAAAACCCATGGGCATGTAGTCCGATTAAAAGGCGGGGATCCCTTTGTTTTTGGTAGAGGAGCAGAAGAAATGGAATATGCGGCCAGTAAGGGTGTGAAAGTGGCCATGGTGCCCGGAATTTCTTCTTCGGTTGCCGTACCGGCATCCCAAAACATTCCCGTTACCAAAAGAGGTGCAGCGGAAAGTTTTTGGGTAATTACCGGTACGACCAAAGAGCATAAGTTGTCCACAGATGTTGCCTTGGCAGCTAAATCCAATGCCACAATAGTCATTTTGATGGGGATGGGAAAACTAGCGGAGATCGTAGAGCTTTTTAAATTGGAGGGTAAGGCAGATATGCCAATTGCAATAATTCAAAACGGTACTCGTGAGGATGAAAAGTTGGGTATTGGCACCATAGATACCATTGAACAAATCGTGGTCGAGCGCCAATTGAGCAACCCGGCGATTATAGTGGTGGGAGAAGTTGTAAAACACAGATCGGCGGTATTGAATTATGCCCAAACATTAGAAGTACACCCACAGGTGTTATAA
- a CDS encoding HEPN domain-containing protein, giving the protein MRTFRTEVENPVVEQDIIALEAKIREFQGGNLDEEKFRSLRLARGIYGQRQPGVQMIRIKLPYGKVSSQQLRRICDVSEEYSTGRLHITTRQDIQIHYVDINRTPELWAQLEQDDITIREACGNTVRNVTASETAGIDVKEPFDVSPYAHALFQYFLRNPISQEMGRKFKVSFSASDEDTGLSYMHDLGFIAKIENGVRGFKVLLGGGLGSQPRHADVIYSFLPTDQIIPLMEGVVRVFDRFGERKSRAKARMKFLIKDIGLDGFKQLLEEEKLAIPVQTYAIDADAYPEVNIAENDAPEVTIKDQKAFEKWKATNLVPQKQQGYVAIGIKVLLGDFYIEKARQLADLVEKYAASEIRLSLRQNILIPYVKESLVSFFYQELEKLGFAEIGYNTALDITACPGTDTCNLGIASSTGIADELERVIKAEYPHYIDSPDVVIKISGCMNACGQHNMANIGFQGMSVRTKDKLVAPALQVLLGGGNLGDGNGRFADKVIKIPSKRGPESLRLILNDYDANGNGKPFVEYYEEKGQMYFYDFLKPLSDVDNLTASDFIDWGTSEKYEQAIGIGECAGVVIDLIATLLFDSEEKIETAKLNLEEEKWAASIYHSYSSMVNTAKALLTAENTKVNTHISIIKDFDELFVASGKFKLDQSFEKMVLQLNQNAPTEAFAKAYLKDAEEFLANVEAYRKLELTNV; this is encoded by the coding sequence ATGCGGACTTTCAGAACAGAAGTGGAAAACCCGGTTGTAGAACAGGACATCATAGCATTGGAAGCTAAGATCCGTGAATTTCAAGGCGGTAATTTGGACGAGGAGAAATTCCGTAGCCTTAGGTTGGCCAGGGGAATTTACGGGCAAAGACAACCTGGGGTCCAAATGATTCGTATAAAGCTGCCCTATGGGAAGGTTAGCTCCCAACAGCTTAGGAGGATTTGTGATGTTTCGGAGGAATATTCTACCGGTCGACTTCATATTACCACCCGTCAGGATATTCAGATCCATTACGTGGATATCAACCGTACACCGGAATTATGGGCACAGTTGGAACAGGATGATATTACGATAAGGGAGGCCTGTGGAAATACGGTTCGTAACGTAACGGCCAGTGAAACTGCCGGTATAGATGTAAAGGAACCTTTTGATGTTTCCCCATATGCACATGCACTTTTTCAATACTTTTTAAGAAACCCTATAAGTCAGGAGATGGGAAGGAAGTTTAAGGTTTCCTTTTCTGCCTCCGATGAGGATACCGGTCTTTCCTACATGCACGACCTTGGCTTTATTGCCAAGATTGAAAATGGAGTAAGAGGCTTTAAGGTGCTTTTGGGTGGTGGATTGGGATCGCAGCCCCGCCATGCTGATGTAATCTACTCTTTTCTTCCTACAGACCAGATTATTCCTTTGATGGAAGGTGTGGTACGTGTTTTTGACCGTTTTGGAGAAAGAAAGAGTAGGGCAAAGGCAAGAATGAAATTCTTAATTAAGGATATTGGCCTGGACGGATTTAAGCAATTGTTGGAAGAGGAGAAATTGGCAATCCCTGTCCAAACATATGCAATAGATGCAGATGCCTATCCAGAAGTAAATATTGCGGAGAATGATGCTCCTGAAGTAACTATTAAGGATCAAAAGGCATTTGAAAAATGGAAGGCCACAAACTTGGTTCCCCAAAAACAACAGGGATATGTTGCTATTGGAATAAAAGTACTATTGGGGGATTTTTATATTGAAAAGGCCAGACAATTGGCTGATTTGGTGGAAAAATATGCTGCAAGTGAAATTAGGTTGAGCCTGCGCCAAAATATATTGATTCCTTACGTTAAGGAATCCTTGGTATCCTTCTTTTACCAAGAACTGGAAAAATTAGGATTTGCCGAAATTGGTTATAACACGGCATTGGACATTACCGCCTGTCCAGGAACGGATACCTGTAATTTGGGTATTGCCAGTAGTACAGGGATTGCTGATGAATTGGAAAGGGTAATTAAAGCAGAATACCCACACTATATAGATAGCCCGGATGTGGTTATTAAAATAAGTGGATGTATGAATGCCTGTGGCCAGCACAATATGGCCAATATTGGTTTTCAGGGAATGTCCGTGAGAACAAAGGATAAGTTGGTGGCCCCTGCACTTCAAGTACTTTTGGGAGGTGGTAATTTAGGAGATGGAAATGGTCGCTTTGCGGATAAGGTTATTAAGATACCTAGTAAGAGGGGACCTGAATCTTTGAGACTTATTTTAAATGATTACGATGCAAACGGGAATGGAAAGCCTTTTGTAGAATATTACGAGGAAAAGGGTCAAATGTATTTCTATGATTTTCTAAAGCCCTTGTCAGATGTTGACAACCTAACGGCATCCGATTTTATTGATTGGGGAACCTCGGAAAAATATGAACAAGCCATTGGTATTGGGGAATGTGCCGGGGTAGTAATAGATTTAATAGCCACTTTGTTGTTTGACAGTGAGGAAAAGATTGAAACAGCAAAACTGAATTTGGAAGAGGAGAAATGGGCAGCCAGTATCTATCATTCCTATTCATCAATGGTAAATACGGCCAAGGCTTTATTGACTGCCGAAAATACCAAGGTAAATACGCACATCAGTATTATAAAGGATTTTGATGAGTTGTTTGTGGCGTCCGGTAAATTTAAATTGGATCAAAGCTTTGAAAAAATGGTACTTCAATTAAATCAGAATGCGCCTACCGAAGCCTTTGCAAAAGCTTATTTAAAGGATGCCGAAGAGTTTTTGGCCAATGTAGAGGCTTATAGAAAATTAGAATTGACAAACGTATAA
- a CDS encoding sulfate adenylyltransferase subunit 1: MEVLKIATAGSVDDGKSTLIGRLLYDTKSLTDDKLEAIEKTSKQKGYDYLDFSLATDGLVAEREQGITIDVAHIYFSTPNKSYIIADTPGHVEYTRNMVTGASTSQAAIILIDARKGVIEQTNRHFFINNLLRIKDVIVAINKMDLVDFSEERYNEIKADFEQLMSKRDYQDQKITFIPVSALKGDNVVNRSEKMAWYKGQTLLEHFEELDRKDIYNVGTPRFPVQYVIRPKTDEFHDFRGFAGKVYGGELSVGDEVVVLPSMTRSKIKDIYFYDKKYKTATRRSSVTITLEDEINVSRGDMLVKAGDLPTIDKQFTATVSWMDSQKLTVGGKYVVQHGVNKVLAKVENIHHKIHPDYSGIDTSITALGMNDIAQVTFRLNKPIFYDSFKNHRTNGSFILIDNQTNTTAGVGFIN; encoded by the coding sequence AAAGTACCTTGATCGGAAGATTGCTTTACGATACCAAATCGCTTACCGATGATAAGTTGGAAGCCATTGAAAAAACATCTAAGCAGAAAGGATATGACTATCTGGATTTCTCGTTGGCCACAGATGGCTTGGTAGCGGAAAGGGAACAGGGAATAACTATAGATGTGGCGCATATCTATTTCTCCACGCCTAACAAGAGTTATATTATAGCGGACACTCCTGGTCACGTGGAGTATACCCGTAACATGGTTACCGGTGCCTCTACCTCCCAAGCGGCCATTATATTGATCGATGCCAGAAAAGGAGTTATTGAGCAGACCAACAGACACTTTTTTATCAATAATTTATTAAGGATAAAAGATGTTATTGTAGCCATAAATAAAATGGACTTGGTTGATTTTTCGGAAGAAAGATATAATGAGATCAAGGCCGATTTTGAGCAATTGATGAGCAAGCGCGATTACCAGGATCAGAAAATTACCTTTATCCCGGTTAGTGCGCTTAAAGGGGACAATGTGGTAAACAGATCAGAAAAAATGGCTTGGTACAAAGGTCAGACCCTATTGGAGCATTTTGAGGAATTGGATAGAAAGGATATCTACAACGTTGGTACCCCTAGATTCCCGGTTCAGTATGTGATACGTCCCAAAACCGATGAATTCCACGATTTTAGAGGATTTGCTGGAAAAGTGTATGGCGGTGAACTAAGTGTTGGGGACGAAGTAGTGGTATTGCCATCTATGACCAGATCCAAGATCAAGGATATTTATTTTTACGATAAGAAGTATAAAACGGCAACCAGACGTTCTTCGGTAACCATTACCTTAGAGGATGAGATCAATGTGAGTAGGGGAGATATGTTGGTGAAGGCAGGTGACTTGCCTACTATCGACAAGCAATTTACCGCTACTGTTTCATGGATGGATTCCCAAAAATTGACCGTGGGAGGTAAATATGTAGTGCAACATGGTGTAAATAAGGTTTTGGCCAAGGTCGAGAACATTCACCATAAGATTCATCCGGATTACTCTGGCATAGATACATCAATCACTGCTTTGGGAATGAACGATATTGCACAGGTTACTTTTAGATTGAACAAGCCTATTTTTTATGATTCCTTCAAGAATCACAGAACCAATGGCTCTTTTATCCTAATAGATAATCAAACCAATACAACGGCCGGGGTTGGGTTTATAAATTAA